In Flavobacterium gelatinilyticum, a genomic segment contains:
- a CDS encoding TerD family protein: MAINLTKGQKIDLRKSSGETLTNFCVGVNWGAIETKGFLGLSKNVVDIDLDLSCVLIDDQNKLCDHLYSPLYRVEVLQQFGLPKGKLVSVDSALRHTGDDLEGDKGGDDGLDNEIITVDLSKVDAKVNQIFFFLNNAGKEDFSQIPYAKIRMYEGTPTKVVSEFASYNVSADRQYVNKRSIIMGKLYKRNGEWKFSAIGDPTDDTFLGQTIHKIVQSYL, encoded by the coding sequence ATGGCAATTAACTTAACCAAAGGACAAAAGATTGATTTAAGAAAATCAAGCGGAGAAACATTAACAAACTTCTGTGTGGGAGTAAACTGGGGAGCAATTGAAACAAAAGGCTTTTTAGGATTATCAAAAAATGTAGTAGACATCGACTTAGATTTAAGCTGCGTTTTAATTGATGATCAGAACAAACTTTGCGATCATTTATACTCACCTTTATACAGAGTTGAAGTATTGCAGCAGTTTGGTTTACCAAAAGGTAAATTAGTAAGTGTTGACAGTGCTTTAAGACACACAGGTGATGATCTTGAAGGTGATAAGGGAGGAGATGATGGTTTAGACAACGAAATTATCACAGTTGACCTTTCGAAAGTTGATGCCAAAGTAAATCAGATATTTTTCTTTTTAAACAATGCCGGAAAAGAGGATTTCTCTCAAATTCCATACGCAAAAATCAGAATGTACGAAGGTACGCCGACAAAAGTAGTTTCTGAGTTTGCATCATACAATGTATCTGCAGACCGTCAGTACGTAAACAAACGCTCTATCATCATGGGTAAATTGTACAAACGTAACGGAGAGTGGAAATTTAGTGCTATTGGAGATCCAACGGATGATACATTCTTAGGACAGACTATTCACAAAATCGTTCAGTCGTACCTGTAA
- a CDS encoding TerD family protein, giving the protein MAINLEKGQRQSISAPKFTVGLGWDSNSSSTGSSFDLDASVFLVGANGKIPNDNHFIYYNNLKSPDQAVIHAGDNLTGDGDGDDEKIYVDLSKISPEVQEISFVVTIHHADTKRQNFGQIRNSFIRILDESNTELVKYELDEDFSIETAVEFGRIYKRNDEWKFEAVGIGMKGGLQDYLNKYN; this is encoded by the coding sequence ATGGCAATTAACTTAGAGAAAGGACAAAGACAAAGCATCAGCGCTCCTAAATTTACTGTAGGATTAGGCTGGGATAGTAATTCAAGCAGCACAGGATCAAGTTTTGATTTGGATGCTTCAGTTTTTTTAGTTGGTGCAAACGGAAAAATTCCAAACGACAATCATTTTATTTATTACAATAACTTAAAATCTCCGGATCAGGCAGTTATTCACGCAGGAGATAACCTAACCGGCGACGGCGATGGCGACGATGAAAAAATCTACGTTGACTTATCTAAAATTTCTCCGGAAGTTCAGGAAATTTCATTTGTAGTTACGATACACCACGCCGATACGAAAAGACAAAACTTCGGACAGATCAGAAATTCATTTATCAGAATTTTGGATGAATCAAATACAGAATTGGTAAAATATGAACTTGACGAAGATTTCTCTATCGAAACAGCAGTTGAGTTTGGAAGAATTTACAAAAGAAATGACGAATGGAAGTTCGAAGCGGTTGGAATTGGAATGAAAGGCGGTTTACAGGATTACTTAAATAAATATAATTAA
- a CDS encoding toxic anion resistance protein, whose protein sequence is MENQLVTQENTALIDKDGNVNLAVVTEADVNNYKSISNQLNENDANSILNYGAEIQNSIAKQSDNFLTNVRTYNSGEVGGLINDLLTELNYVDVDQLDQGPFKRFVSKIPLLNKFIIDVKKLFQEYDKITVNIDKISNKVKAGMINSVKDNSALQTMFDGNVNLIKEMEKHIIAGQIRFKELNEELAVMEGNSAQYQDYQISDKRTFINRLDKRLADMKIVRFIMLQSLAQIRVVQNNNTSIAEKAQSILTTTLPVWKNQLTLAVALQRQKQNIEVQRKVSETTNTILQKNAEMLKQNSIEVAKENENTIVSLETLKMTTKSLIDTLTEVKQIHEQGTETRRQLDAGLQSLEQELKKGVVS, encoded by the coding sequence ATGGAAAATCAATTAGTTACTCAGGAGAATACAGCCTTAATTGATAAAGACGGAAATGTAAATTTAGCTGTTGTTACAGAAGCAGATGTAAATAATTACAAATCTATATCAAATCAGTTAAACGAGAACGATGCCAATTCGATACTGAATTATGGCGCTGAAATTCAAAATTCTATTGCCAAACAAAGTGATAATTTCTTAACAAACGTAAGAACTTATAATTCAGGTGAAGTAGGAGGTTTGATCAATGATTTATTAACAGAACTAAATTATGTTGATGTTGATCAGCTGGATCAGGGACCTTTTAAACGATTTGTTTCAAAAATTCCATTGCTGAATAAATTTATTATCGATGTTAAAAAACTGTTTCAGGAATACGATAAAATTACTGTAAACATTGATAAAATCAGCAATAAGGTAAAAGCCGGAATGATCAATTCTGTAAAAGATAACAGCGCCCTTCAGACTATGTTTGACGGAAACGTGAATCTGATCAAAGAAATGGAAAAACACATTATTGCAGGGCAAATTCGTTTTAAGGAATTAAACGAAGAACTTGCTGTAATGGAAGGAAACAGCGCACAATATCAGGATTATCAGATTTCTGATAAAAGAACTTTCATTAATCGTTTAGACAAACGTCTTGCTGATATGAAAATCGTGCGTTTTATTATGCTTCAGTCTCTGGCTCAAATTAGAGTGGTGCAGAACAACAACACGTCGATTGCCGAAAAAGCACAGTCTATCCTGACTACAACACTGCCAGTTTGGAAAAACCAGCTGACGCTTGCCGTTGCATTGCAGAGACAAAAACAGAATATCGAAGTACAAAGAAAAGTATCAGAAACTACCAATACTATTTTGCAGAAAAATGCCGAAATGCTGAAACAAAACAGTATCGAAGTAGCCAAAGAAAACGAAAACACAATCGTTTCTCTTGAAACACTAAAAATGACAACAAAATCTTTGATTGATACACTGACAGAAGTAAAACAAATACACGAGCAGGGTACAGAAACCAGAAGACAGCTTGACGCAGGTTTACAAAGTCTTGAACAAGAACTGAAAAAAGGCGTAGTAAGCTAA
- a CDS encoding TerD family protein, whose product MAINLEKGQRINLEKSNGSKLVNICVGVNWGAIEKKGFFGTKKEPVDLDASCAVYDEKKTHIDSVNFRKLISNDRAIKHSGDDLTGDLNGDDGLDNEVITLDFSQLTPSASYVAFFINSFRGQDFKDIPFASIRIYEGTPTRVSQEFARYDIANDASFAGNVSMVLGVFYKRNDEWKFNAVGVPTSDKKLEQTIVTIQQNHL is encoded by the coding sequence ATGGCAATTAATTTAGAAAAAGGACAACGTATAAATCTTGAAAAAAGCAACGGTTCAAAACTGGTAAACATCTGCGTAGGAGTAAACTGGGGAGCAATCGAGAAAAAAGGATTTTTTGGCACCAAAAAAGAACCTGTAGATTTAGATGCAAGCTGTGCAGTTTACGATGAGAAAAAAACACATATTGACTCCGTAAACTTTAGAAAATTAATTTCAAACGACCGCGCTATCAAACACAGCGGAGATGATTTAACAGGAGATTTAAATGGCGACGACGGACTTGATAATGAAGTTATTACTTTAGATTTTTCTCAATTAACGCCTTCTGCAAGTTATGTTGCATTTTTTATAAACAGTTTTAGAGGCCAGGATTTTAAAGATATTCCTTTTGCTTCTATCAGAATATACGAAGGAACGCCAACAAGAGTAAGTCAGGAATTTGCCCGTTATGATATCGCAAACGATGCTTCTTTTGCAGGAAACGTTTCGATGGTATTAGGCGTTTTCTACAAAAGAAACGACGAATGGAAATTCAACGCAGTAGGAGTGCCTACAAGCGATAAAAAACTAGAACAGACAATCGTTACAATTCAACAGAATCACTTATAA
- a CDS encoding TerD family protein, with amino-acid sequence MAINLQKGQRENINAPKFTIGLGWDTNNSSTGSSFDLDASAFIVGANGKILSDDHFIFYNNLKAPDESVIHTGDNLTGDGDGDDEQIKIDLTKINSAVKEICIVVTIHDAESRRQNFGQVRNSFIRIVDDSNNTEMVKYELEEDFSIETAVEFGRIYNKDGQWKFEAMGVGMKGGLQDYLNKYN; translated from the coding sequence ATGGCTATTAATTTGCAGAAAGGACAAAGAGAAAATATAAATGCACCCAAATTTACAATTGGTTTAGGGTGGGATACAAACAACAGCAGTACAGGTTCTAGTTTTGACCTTGACGCTTCGGCTTTTATTGTTGGAGCTAATGGGAAAATATTATCTGACGATCATTTTATTTTTTACAATAATCTAAAAGCTCCGGATGAATCAGTTATTCATACAGGAGATAACCTTACGGGAGATGGCGACGGAGACGACGAGCAAATCAAAATAGACCTGACTAAAATCAATTCTGCCGTAAAAGAAATCTGTATCGTGGTTACCATTCACGATGCCGAAAGCAGAAGACAAAATTTTGGGCAGGTGCGCAATTCATTCATTCGTATTGTAGATGATTCTAATAATACAGAAATGGTGAAATACGAACTTGAAGAAGATTTCTCTATTGAAACAGCAGTTGAATTTGGAAGAATTTACAACAAAGACGGACAATGGAAATTTGAAGCAATGGGTGTTGGAATGAAAGGCGGATTACAGGATTACTTAAATAAATATAACTAA
- a CDS encoding phosphoribosyltransferase family protein, whose translation MNKSYSLHKITDQDICPFKEAEYSRFKFGDKFYAEKFAEDLFDGFIEEYGDLVLSDKDIVILPSPYLSIPTASNFLCYYFKKELNGFLFKNGKKACIESKIYRNQTYVTDYGNLDFEQRVKLISNDTYYIDRNFIEGKLCIFVDDIKITGSHEHTVNKILNQYDVQGDFVFVYYAELTNKEVHPKIENHYNYFAVKNVEDIISIVNSEDFQYNTRIVKFILSMDDKQFAYLISNISRKKSNELFHLAISNNYHQILEYKNNINVIKID comes from the coding sequence GTGAATAAAAGTTACAGCTTACATAAAATCACAGATCAGGATATTTGTCCTTTTAAAGAAGCAGAATACAGCCGGTTTAAATTTGGCGACAAATTCTATGCAGAGAAATTTGCTGAGGATCTTTTTGACGGATTTATAGAAGAATACGGAGATTTAGTATTGTCAGATAAAGACATTGTAATTCTCCCAAGTCCGTATTTGTCTATTCCTACGGCTTCCAATTTTTTATGCTATTATTTTAAAAAAGAACTCAACGGCTTTTTATTTAAAAACGGTAAAAAAGCCTGTATCGAATCAAAAATTTACAGAAACCAGACTTATGTAACAGATTACGGCAATCTCGATTTTGAGCAAAGGGTAAAACTAATCTCAAACGATACCTATTACATTGATCGTAATTTTATCGAAGGGAAGCTGTGCATTTTTGTAGACGATATTAAAATAACCGGAAGCCATGAACATACCGTAAACAAAATCCTGAACCAGTACGATGTTCAGGGTGATTTTGTTTTTGTGTATTATGCCGAACTGACAAACAAAGAGGTTCACCCAAAAATCGAAAATCATTATAATTATTTCGCCGTTAAAAACGTAGAAGATATTATTTCGATTGTTAACAGCGAAGATTTTCAATACAATACCAGAATTGTAAAATTTATCCTGAGTATGGATGATAAACAATTCGCGTATCTGATTTCGAACATTTCAAGAAAAAAAAGCAACGAATTATTTCATCTGGCGATTAGTAACAACTACCATCAGATTTTAGAATATAAAAACAATATTAACGTAATAAAAATAGATTAG
- a CDS encoding HAD family hydrolase — MKINYENYSHLSFDLWLTLIKSSPEFKQKRNALFRDFFEIEHPIEKVNEIVRYFDVLCNNINEKTGLNIDTYEIYYLILSALDVDIVKNDTDRLFQFYGHTEELFLEYKPVLIFPDIKKMFQEITNQDKSISILSNTAFIKGAALRKLLEYYELSDYFKFQIYSDEAGFSKPSAAIFQLVLDEISKYKKIEKKEVLHIGDNSIADYNGAIQFGFNAHLLKI, encoded by the coding sequence TTGAAAATAAACTATGAAAATTACAGCCATCTGTCTTTTGATTTATGGCTTACATTAATAAAATCATCCCCTGAATTTAAGCAGAAAAGAAATGCATTGTTCAGGGATTTTTTTGAAATTGAACATCCAATCGAAAAAGTAAATGAGATTGTGCGCTATTTTGATGTTTTGTGTAATAATATTAACGAAAAAACAGGATTAAATATAGACACATACGAAATTTATTACCTAATTTTAAGCGCTTTGGACGTTGATATTGTTAAAAATGACACAGATCGTCTGTTTCAGTTTTACGGACATACAGAGGAATTGTTTTTAGAATACAAGCCAGTTTTGATTTTTCCCGATATAAAAAAAATGTTTCAGGAAATTACAAATCAGGACAAATCGATAAGTATTTTGAGTAATACGGCATTTATAAAAGGAGCGGCTTTAAGAAAACTGCTCGAATATTATGAACTGTCAGATTATTTCAAATTTCAGATTTATTCTGATGAAGCCGGGTTTTCAAAACCAAGTGCAGCTATTTTTCAGCTTGTACTCGATGAAATAAGTAAATATAAAAAAATAGAAAAAAAAGAGGTACTGCATATTGGCGACAATAGTATCGCTGATTACAACGGAGCGATACAATTTGGTTTTAATGCACACCTTCTAAAAATATAA
- a CDS encoding TerD family protein, which produces MAINLQKGQRIDIGLSNITVGLGWDPNEGTGHDFDLDASAIMINSDRKLLGESYFVFYNNLSSPDGALIHTGDDPTGGNSDGDDDEAIKVDLSKIDPAVEEVLFVVTIEDFERRKQNFGQVRNSYIRIVDDANGQEIAKYELGEDFSIETGVEFGRLYKRNGNWKFEASGIGYKADLGFFLEKYYSGEIIK; this is translated from the coding sequence ATGGCAATAAATTTACAAAAAGGACAAAGGATCGATATTGGACTGTCTAATATAACTGTTGGTTTAGGCTGGGACCCAAATGAAGGCACAGGACATGATTTTGACTTAGATGCTTCGGCAATTATGATCAATTCAGACCGAAAGCTTTTAGGTGAAAGTTACTTTGTTTTTTATAATAATTTATCATCTCCGGACGGTGCATTAATTCATACCGGAGACGACCCGACAGGAGGAAACAGTGACGGCGATGACGATGAAGCAATAAAAGTTGATTTAAGCAAAATTGATCCTGCTGTTGAAGAAGTTCTTTTTGTGGTTACTATTGAAGATTTTGAACGCAGAAAACAAAATTTTGGACAGGTAAGAAATTCGTACATCCGAATTGTCGATGATGCAAACGGACAGGAAATTGCCAAATATGAACTTGGAGAAGATTTTTCTATTGAAACCGGTGTTGAGTTTGGAAGATTGTACAAACGAAATGGAAACTGGAAATTCGAAGCTTCAGGTATTGGTTATAAAGCTGATCTGGGATTTTTTCTTGAGAAATATTATTCAGGGGAAATCATTAAATAA
- a CDS encoding DUF983 domain-containing protein: protein MFKKGSKINSIFTGSCPKCQKESMYEDKNPLHLAKVLKMNDHCSHCGLKYQIEPSFFYGAMYVSYGLNVAVGIAAFIVSFVFFGSTIEESFIAIVITLILLFPFVLRLSRNLYINMFISYDPKVGQK from the coding sequence ATGTTTAAAAAAGGATCCAAAATCAATAGTATCTTTACAGGAAGCTGTCCAAAATGCCAAAAAGAAAGCATGTATGAAGACAAAAATCCGCTTCATTTAGCCAAAGTTCTCAAAATGAATGATCACTGCAGCCACTGCGGATTAAAATATCAAATAGAGCCCTCATTTTTTTATGGGGCAATGTATGTGAGTTACGGGTTGAATGTTGCAGTAGGAATTGCTGCCTTTATCGTATCATTTGTATTTTTTGGATCTACAATAGAAGAATCTTTTATTGCAATCGTGATTACCTTAATTCTTTTGTTTCCGTTTGTACTTCGTCTTTCTAGAAATTTATACATTAATATGTTTATTTCTTACGATCCAAAGGTCGGCCAGAAGTAA
- a CDS encoding NAD(P)/FAD-dependent oxidoreductase: MLDYLIIGSGLAGISFSEVALKNNKTILVIDDKSQHSSRVAGGLYNPVILKRFSEVWNAQEHLVLMKEFYDRVEDKLQEKFNFRMPVLRKFFSIEEQNNWFAASDKINLAPFLSTKLITRKFNSIDSPHDYGEVLNTGYVDLALLLDTYKEYLLENNLLREETFDYDAIEFLESGVKYKDIQVKNIIFAEGFGMLKNPFFKYLPLDGTKGELFVIKAPDLNLDVVVNTSVFILPIGDDLFKVGATYNWHDKTDDPTEEGKQELLARIKEIITCDFEIVKHFGGVRPTVADRRPLIGTHEEYKSIHLLNGLGTRGVMLGPAMAQALFDHIEKGMPVDREADIRRFHKRYLKSITSGRPLDRKK, encoded by the coding sequence ATGCTTGATTATTTAATCATCGGATCCGGATTAGCCGGAATTTCATTTTCCGAAGTCGCTCTTAAAAACAACAAAACAATTTTAGTGATTGATGATAAGTCACAACACTCATCGAGAGTGGCGGGAGGTTTGTATAATCCGGTTATTTTAAAGCGTTTTAGTGAGGTTTGGAATGCGCAGGAACACTTGGTTCTGATGAAAGAATTTTATGATCGGGTTGAGGATAAATTACAGGAAAAATTCAATTTCAGAATGCCTGTTCTTAGAAAGTTCTTTTCTATCGAAGAACAAAATAACTGGTTTGCTGCTTCAGATAAAATAAATTTAGCACCTTTTTTATCTACAAAATTAATTACCCGAAAGTTTAACAGCATCGACTCGCCGCACGATTACGGAGAAGTTTTAAATACCGGTTATGTTGATTTGGCATTACTTTTAGATACCTATAAAGAATACCTGCTCGAAAATAATTTATTACGCGAAGAAACTTTTGATTACGATGCGATTGAGTTTCTTGAGTCCGGTGTTAAGTATAAGGATATTCAGGTAAAAAATATCATTTTTGCAGAAGGATTCGGAATGCTTAAAAATCCCTTTTTTAAGTATCTGCCTTTAGATGGCACAAAAGGCGAATTGTTTGTTATCAAAGCCCCGGATTTAAATCTTGATGTGGTTGTAAATACAAGTGTATTTATTCTGCCAATAGGAGATGATTTATTTAAGGTTGGTGCTACCTACAACTGGCATGACAAAACAGATGATCCTACAGAAGAAGGAAAACAGGAACTTTTGGCCCGTATCAAAGAAATTATAACCTGTGATTTTGAGATCGTGAAACATTTTGGAGGGGTTCGTCCTACTGTTGCAGACAGAAGACCGCTTATTGGAACTCATGAAGAATATAAATCCATACATCTGCTTAACGGTTTAGGAACAAGAGGCGTTATGCTTGGACCGGCTATGGCACAAGCATTATTTGATCATATCGAAAAAGGAATGCCCGTCGACCGCGAGGCCGATATTAGACGTTTTCACAAAAGATATTTGAAATCTATTACTTCTGGCCGACCTTTGGATCGTAAGAAATAA
- the gldN gene encoding gliding motility protein GldN produces the protein MKMKKILLAIASFAGVFASTAQSNLLNAKTPSEIGLKTVAQMMSDDDKPLPYGYVDDRDILMGKTTWEIIDLDEKINFPLYFPVDTSNIGADRRSLYDVLTKAIRQGRITEVYTDSYFNTKKSLKDIQGSLTRVDTTDAGRELINQYPDDFRSRVIKKKVVTGTGKNKKVNYVEETVGPTRTVPAEYILKQDLTAADVSQYKVKGYWYFDKRQSELKYRMLGICPVTPDVYTMNSDEKDYIELFWVFFPNAREVLHEAKAFNDKNSALPISFDQILNSRRFNAIIYKEENMYGDREIKDYMKDNAQSQLLESERVKEKIRNFEEDMWNY, from the coding sequence ATGAAAATGAAGAAGATTTTACTAGCTATTGCTTCCTTTGCCGGAGTTTTTGCTTCTACTGCGCAATCCAATCTGCTTAACGCAAAAACACCTTCGGAAATAGGACTGAAAACCGTTGCCCAGATGATGTCAGATGACGATAAACCATTACCTTATGGTTATGTAGATGACAGGGATATACTAATGGGTAAAACAACTTGGGAAATTATTGATTTAGATGAGAAGATAAATTTTCCGTTGTATTTTCCGGTAGATACATCTAATATTGGTGCAGACAGACGCTCTCTTTATGATGTTTTAACAAAAGCCATCAGACAAGGCAGGATAACCGAGGTGTATACAGACAGTTACTTTAATACCAAGAAATCATTAAAAGATATCCAGGGATCTTTAACGCGTGTTGATACTACCGATGCAGGTCGTGAACTCATTAACCAATATCCGGATGATTTCAGATCACGTGTTATAAAGAAAAAAGTAGTAACCGGTACAGGTAAAAATAAAAAAGTAAATTATGTCGAAGAAACTGTTGGTCCTACGAGAACTGTTCCTGCGGAGTATATTTTAAAGCAAGATCTTACAGCAGCCGATGTGTCTCAGTATAAAGTAAAAGGCTACTGGTATTTTGATAAACGCCAGAGCGAATTAAAATACCGTATGCTTGGAATTTGTCCTGTGACTCCGGACGTTTATACCATGAACAGCGATGAAAAAGATTATATAGAATTGTTCTGGGTTTTCTTTCCCAATGCCCGGGAAGTACTTCATGAAGCAAAAGCTTTTAATGACAAAAACTCTGCGCTTCCTATCTCATTTGATCAGATCTTAAACTCAAGACGCTTTAACGCTATTATCTACAAAGAAGAAAATATGTATGGAGATCGTGAGATTAAAGATTACATGAAAGATAATGCTCAAAGTCAGCTGCTGGAATCTGAAAGAGTAAAAGAAAAGATTCGTAATTTCGAAGAAGATATGTGGAATTACTAG
- the gldN gene encoding gliding motility protein GldN, with protein sequence MKVRNFLIAVVTIAGGFASNAQSNLLNAKTPAQIGLKTPAQLISDNDKPLAYGYVDDRDILMGKTTWEIIDLNEKINFPLYFPIDTANIGTDRRSLYEVLTKAVKKGKITEIYADSYFNTKKSMKDIEGSLSRIDTTDAGRELINQYPDDYKSRVLKKKVVTGTGKNKKVNYVEETVGPSRTVPAEYILKQDLTSADVAQYKIKGYWYFDKRQSELKYRLLGICPVTPDVYTMNSDEKDYIELFWVFFPNAREALHEAKAFNDSNSALPISFDQILNSRRFNAVVYKEENLYGDREIKDYMKDNAQNQLLESERVKEKIRNFEQDMWNY encoded by the coding sequence ATGAAAGTAAGAAATTTTTTAATAGCTGTTGTTACTATCGCTGGAGGTTTTGCTTCTAATGCGCAATCAAATTTGCTAAATGCGAAAACACCTGCTCAAATAGGACTTAAAACTCCTGCGCAGCTTATCTCAGATAACGATAAGCCATTAGCTTATGGCTATGTAGACGATAGAGATATTTTGATGGGAAAAACAACATGGGAAATTATTGATTTGAATGAAAAAATCAACTTTCCATTATACTTTCCTATAGATACAGCTAATATTGGTACAGACAGACGTTCTCTTTATGAAGTCCTGACGAAAGCTGTTAAGAAGGGTAAAATAACTGAAATTTACGCTGACAGCTATTTCAATACTAAAAAATCTATGAAAGACATCGAAGGATCATTATCTCGTATTGATACAACAGATGCTGGTAGAGAGCTTATCAACCAATACCCTGATGACTACAAATCACGTGTATTGAAGAAAAAAGTAGTTACAGGAACTGGTAAAAACAAAAAAGTAAACTACGTTGAGGAAACAGTAGGACCATCAAGAACAGTTCCGGCTGAGTATATCTTAAAACAAGATCTTACTTCGGCAGACGTGGCTCAGTATAAGATTAAAGGATACTGGTATTTTGACAAACGTCAGAGTGAGTTAAAATATCGTTTATTAGGAATCTGCCCTGTAACTCCGGACGTTTATACAATGAACAGTGACGAAAAGGATTATATCGAATTATTCTGGGTTTTCTTCCCAAATGCTCGTGAAGCGCTGCATGAAGCGAAAGCTTTTAACGACAGCAATTCTGCTCTTCCTATTTCATTCGATCAGATTTTAAATTCAAGACGTTTTAATGCTGTTGTCTACAAAGAAGAAAACTTGTACGGAGATCGTGAGATCAAAGATTACATGAAAGATAACGCACAAAATCAGTTATTAGAATCTGAAAGAGTAAAAGAAAAGATTCGTAACTTCGAACAAGATATGTGGAATTACTAA
- the gldM gene encoding gliding motility protein GldM — protein MAGGKLTPRQKMINLMYLVFIAMLAMNVSKEVISAFGLMNEKFEAANATSITTNEGLLTSLDQKAAEAKGEFAKAAETAHKVQAISKEFYDFIAGLKAQSIKGFEVEKETGKLPYESMDRGDNIDDWFTGDGYTAKGNSIIAAIEKYKSNLKAALGTDKKYASIISEVEKKFDVSDVKNKEGIKEKYLAYHFKGFPAIASAAKLSTWQNDVKKTEADVYNSALGKAAVAAASYSNYQAIVVLDKNAYFQGEKVTGKVVLGRYDENTKPESVTGAVLDAATGQAKINLTAGSVGEQNINGQFNFIEDNKKINLPFKGTYVVVPRPNSATISADKMNVVYRGVVNPISISFAGVDANKINASAPGLSSAGKPGKYNMNPGQGTEATISVTGTLPNGDKVTDKKTFRIKGIPGPTGTIRGEMGVVKGPKSNLEIATIGAKLLDFDFEVGLDVVGFNMKIAGQPTVVVTGNKMNAQCKSVLARAGKGDQVTISEIKTKLVGAGSYLLPRTAPVIYEIQ, from the coding sequence ATGGCAGGAGGAAAATTAACCCCTAGACAGAAGATGATTAACCTGATGTATCTGGTTTTCATCGCGATGTTAGCAATGAACGTATCAAAAGAAGTTATTTCGGCTTTTGGTTTGATGAATGAAAAATTCGAAGCTGCAAATGCTACTTCGATTACAACAAACGAAGGTTTATTAACATCTTTAGATCAAAAAGCTGCTGAGGCAAAAGGAGAATTTGCTAAAGCTGCTGAAACAGCACACAAAGTTCAGGCAATCTCTAAAGAATTTTATGATTTTATTGCAGGCTTAAAAGCTCAGTCTATCAAAGGTTTCGAAGTTGAAAAAGAAACTGGAAAATTACCTTACGAGTCAATGGACAGAGGTGATAATATCGACGACTGGTTTACAGGAGACGGATATACAGCAAAAGGTAATAGTATTATCGCTGCAATCGAAAAATATAAATCAAACCTTAAAGCTGCTTTAGGAACAGATAAAAAATATGCAAGTATTATTTCTGAGGTTGAGAAAAAATTTGATGTTTCTGACGTAAAAAACAAAGAAGGTATAAAAGAAAAATACTTAGCTTACCACTTTAAAGGTTTCCCTGCAATTGCATCTGCTGCAAAACTTTCAACTTGGCAGAATGACGTTAAGAAAACTGAAGCTGACGTTTACAACAGTGCTTTAGGAAAAGCTGCGGTTGCTGCTGCATCTTACAGTAACTATCAGGCAATTGTGGTTTTAGATAAAAACGCTTATTTTCAAGGAGAAAAAGTAACTGGTAAAGTAGTTTTAGGTCGTTATGACGAAAACACTAAACCAGAAAGCGTTACAGGTGCGGTTTTAGATGCTGCTACAGGTCAGGCCAAAATTAATCTTACTGCAGGAAGTGTAGGAGAACAAAATATTAATGGACAATTTAATTTTATTGAAGATAATAAGAAAATTAATTTACCGTTTAAAGGAACGTATGTTGTAGTACCAAGACCAAATTCTGCTACAATTTCTGCAGATAAAATGAATGTAGTCTATAGAGGTGTTGTTAACCCAATCTCTATATCTTTCGCAGGTGTTGATGCTAATAAAATTAATGCAAGTGCTCCAGGATTATCATCTGCTGGCAAGCCTGGTAAATACAACATGAACCCTGGACAAGGTACAGAAGCTACAATTTCTGTTACAGGAACATTGCCAAATGGTGATAAAGTTACAGATAAGAAAACATTCAGAATTAAAGGTATTCCTGGACCAACAGGAACAATCAGAGGTGAGATGGGAGTTGTTAAAGGTCCTAAATCTAACTTAGAGATTGCTACTATTGGTGCTAAATTACTTGATTTCGATTTCGAAGTTGGTTTAGATGTTGTTGGATTTAACATGAAAATAGCAGGACAGCCTACAGTTGTTGTTACTGGTAATAAAATGAATGCACAATGTAAATCAGTTCTTGCAAGAGCAGGTAAAGGAGATCAGGTTACTATTTCTGAAATTAAAACTAAACTTGTTGGAGCCGGAAGTTATTTATTACCAAGAACTGCTCCGGTAATTTACGAAATACAATAA